One Ahaetulla prasina isolate Xishuangbanna chromosome 1, ASM2864084v1, whole genome shotgun sequence DNA window includes the following coding sequences:
- the LIG3 gene encoding DNA ligase 3 isoform X2 translates to MLLSLRAFLKAARSHSRSEKLAWLPKKTPHRQTGVLSFLNKGALPLTGLRYHQSGISSFPLPAALHVCRLTPFCTASEMAEQRYCVDYAKRGTAGCKKCKEKILKGMVRIGKVVPNPFTESGGDMKEWYHVKCIFEKLERARATTKKIEDITDLEGWEELQEAEKEMINQHISDLSSKPANTPKKKAVIQAKISPSGQITSPKKMPLVSSNPSPRKFSGFTAKSGTPEETASSGSSHKPSLSTEKSDPKHKDCLLREFRKLCAMVSDESSYNVKTQIIQNFLQKGTSGDGFRGDLYLTIKLLLPGVIKSVYNLNDKQIVKLFSRIFNCSQEDMVRDLEKGDVSETVRIFFEQSRSCPPAAKSLLTIQEVDEFLTQLSKLSKEEEQQNLLQEVASRCTANDLKCIIRLIKHDLKMNAGAKHVLDALDPNAYEAFKASRNLHDVVERVLKNQQDSQPGMKKILSVQAALMTPVQPMLAEACKSIEYAMKKCPNGMYAEIKYDGERVQVHKKGDHFCYFSRSLKPVLPHKVAHFKDFIPKAFPGGHSMILDAEVLLIDTKIGKPLPFGTLGVHKKAAFQDANVCLFVFDCIYFNDVSLMDRPLRERRKFLHDNMVEIPNRILFSEMKHVTKASDLANMINRVIREGLEGLVLKDVKSIYEPGKRHWLKVKKDYLNEGAMADTADLVVLGAFYGQGSKGGMMSIFLMGCYDPDSQKWCTVTKCAGGHDDATLARLQKELDMVKISKDPSKIPDWLKINKNYYPDFIVPDPKAAPVWEITGAEFSKAEAHTADGISIRFPRCTRIRDDKDWTTSTTLPQLRELYQLSKEKMDFLVVAAEEENSTAGSSGETEGQPKLSSPLKAAKQHSRKSPAKAKKPEASKLVDKSPLKKTEGKRGEKRKAPEMEEDKRKMLLDIFTGVKLYLPPSVEGFRKLKRYFVAYDGDLVQEYDATSATHVMERMEDNPAAKHVSPEWIWECIRKRRLVTPC, encoded by the exons ATGCTTCTTTCTCTCAGAGCTTTTCTGAAAGCAGCCAGGAGCCATAGCAGAAGTGAAAAATTGGCCTGGCTGCCGAAGAAGACACCTCACCGTCAGACCGGTGTTCTCAGTTTCCTGAATAAGGGCGCCTTGCCTTTGACTGGCCTCCGGTACCACCAATCTGGCATCTCCAGCTTTCCCCTTCCAGCAGCTTTGCATGTTTGCCGTCTGACACCCTTCTGCACTGCCTCTGAGATGGCAGAACAGCGGTACTGTGTGGACTACGCCAAGCGAGGCACTGCTGGCTGCAAAAAGTGCAAAGAGAAGATTCTCAAAGGGATGGTGCGCATTGGGAAAGTGGTGCCCAATCCCTTCACTGAATCTGGTGGGGACATGAAGGAATGGTATCATGTCAAGTGCATATTTGAGAAACTGGAAAGGGCTCGGGCCACGACAAAGAAGATCGAAGATATCACAGACCTGGAAGGCTGGGAGGAACTGCAAGAGGCTGAAAAGGAGATGATCAATCAGCACATCTCGG ACCTTTCTTCCAAACCTGCAAACACTCCAAAGAAAAAAGCTGTTATCCAGGCAAAGATTTCTCCTAGTGGACAAATAACATCACCCAAGAAAATGCCTCTGGTGTCTTCAAATCCTTCACCAAGGAAATTTTCAGGTTTTACAG CAAAGTCGGGCACTCCTGAAGAAACGGCCAGCTCTGGCTCTTCTCACAAGCCCAGCTTGTCCACCGAGAAGAGTGATCCAAAACATAAAGATTGTTTGCTGCGGGAATTCAGAAAGCTGTGTGCAATGGTGTCTGACGAATCCAGTTATAATGTAAAAACTCAGATAATTCAGAACTTCTTACAGAAGGGAACCAGTGGAG ATGGCTTTCGAGGTGATCTCTACCTAACCATCAAGCTACTCTTGCCTGGAGTCATTAAAAGTGTTTACAACTTGAATGACAAGCAGATCGTGAAGCTCTTCAGTAGGATATTCAACTGCAGCCAGGAAGACATGGTCCGAGATCTTGAGAAG GGTGACGTTTCGGAAACGGTGCGGATCTTCTTTGAGCAAAGCAGGTCTTGCCCTCCTGCTGCCAAGAGCCTTTTGACAATCCAGGAAGTAGATGAGTTCCTGACGCAGCTGTCCAAACTTTCCAAAGAAGAGGAGCAGCAGAACTTACTGCAAGAAGTTGCATCCAG GTGCACCGCTAATGACCTGAAGTGCATCATTCGACTGATTAAACACGACTTGAAAATGAATGCTGGCGCAAAGCACGT ACTTGATGCATTAGACCCCAATGCTTATGAGGCTTTCAAAGCATCCCGTAACCTCCATGATGTGGTGGAGCGAGTGCTGAAGAACCAGCAAGACTCTCAGCCAGGCATGAAGAAAATTCTTAGTGTCCAGGCAGCCCTGATGACCCCGGTTCAGCCCATGCTG GCTGAAGCGTGTAAATCGATTGAGTATGCCATGAAAAAGTGTCCCAATGGCATGTATGCAGAAATTAAGTATGATGGAGAGCGTGTCCAAGTGCACAAAAAGGGAGATCATTTCTGCTATTTCAGCCGCAGTCTGAAACCTGTTCTCCCTCACAAG GTGGCTCATTTCAAGGACTTCATCCCCAAGGCCTTTCCAGGAGGACACAGTATGATCTTGGACGCTGAAGTTCTTCTGATCGATACCAAGATAGGGAAGCCTCTGCCTTTTGGGACGCTGGGAGTGCATAAG AAAGCTGCTTTCCAGGATGCCAATGTTTGCCTTTTTGTCTTTGACTGCATCTACTTCAATGACGTCAGTCTGATGGACAG GCCTCTGCGCGAGCGTCGCAAATTTCTCCACGATAACATGGTGGAAATTCCCAATCGAATTCTCTTTTCAGAGATGAAGCATGTCACA aAAGCTTCAGACCTCGCCAACATGATCAACCGAGTCATTCGGGAAGGGCTGGAGGGATTGGTGCTGAAAGATGTGAAG AGTATTTATGAACCAGGAAAACGCCATTGGCTCAAAGTGAAGAAGGACTATCTGAATGAGGGAGCAATGGCAGACACAGCAGACCTGGTGGTTTTGGGTGCCTTCTATGGCCAGGGGAGCAAAG GTGGGATGATGTCCATCTTTCTCATGGGTTGCTATGATCCCGACAGCCAGAAGTGGTGCACGGTGACCAAATGTGCTGGTGGACATGATGATGCCACACTTGCCCGGCTGCAGAAGGAATTGGACATGGTGAAAATCAGCAAG GATCCCAGTAAAATTCCAGACTGGTTAAAGATTAATAAGAATTATTATCCGGATTTCATTGTTCCAGACCCAAAG GCAGCACCAGTCTGGGAGATCACAGGCGCTGAATTCTCTAAAGCAGAGGCCCACACAGCTGATGGGATCTCAATCCGCTTCCCCCGGTGTACTCGTATCCGGGATGACAAAGATTGGACTACCTCCACCACCCTCCCACAACTCAGG GAGCTGTACCAATTATCTAAAGAAAAAATGGACTTCTTGGTAGTTGCAGCAGAAGAGGAGAACTCCACAGCGGGCAGCAGTGGAGAAACTGAGGGCCAGCCCAAATTATCTTCCCCTTTGAAGGCTGCAAAACAGCATTCCAGGAAATCCCCTGCGAAAGCCAAGAAGCCTGAAG ccagcaaactggtagataAATCTCCACTGAAGAAAACTGAGGGAAAgcgaggagaaaaaagaaaagcacccGAGATGGAGGAGGACAAAAGAAAG ATGCTACTGGACATATTCACTGGGGTTAAGCTTTACCTTCCCCCTTCCGTGGAGGGTTTCAGGAAACTCAAGCGTTATTTCGTAGCCTATGATGGAGACCTGGTTCAAGAGTATGATGCCACTTCAGCAACACATGTGATGGAGAGGATGGAAGACAACCCAGCTGCTAAGCATGTCTCCCCTGAGTGGATTTGGGAATGCATCCGAAAGAGAAGACTGGTGACTCCATGCTAG
- the LIG3 gene encoding DNA ligase 3 isoform X1, which translates to MLLSLRAFLKAARSHSRSEKLAWLPKKTPHRQTGVLSFLNKGALPLTGLRYHQSGISSFPLPAALHVCRLTPFCTASEMAEQRYCVDYAKRGTAGCKKCKEKILKGMVRIGKVVPNPFTESGGDMKEWYHVKCIFEKLERARATTKKIEDITDLEGWEELQEAEKEMINQHISDLSSKPANTPKKKAVIQAKISPSGQITSPKKMPLVSSNPSPRKFSGFTAKSGTPEETASSGSSHKPSLSTEKSDPKHKDCLLREFRKLCAMVSDESSYNVKTQIIQNFLQKGTSGDGFRGDLYLTIKLLLPGVIKSVYNLNDKQIVKLFSRIFNCSQEDMVRDLEKGDVSETVRIFFEQSRSCPPAAKSLLTIQEVDEFLTQLSKLSKEEEQQNLLQEVASRCTANDLKCIIRLIKHDLKMNAGAKHVLDALDPNAYEAFKASRNLHDVVERVLKNQQDSQPGMKKILSVQAALMTPVQPMLAEACKSIEYAMKKCPNGMYAEIKYDGERVQVHKKGDHFCYFSRSLKPVLPHKVAHFKDFIPKAFPGGHSMILDAEVLLIDTKIGKPLPFGTLGVHKKAAFQDANVCLFVFDCIYFNDVSLMDRPLRERRKFLHDNMVEIPNRILFSEMKHVTKASDLANMINRVIREGLEGLVLKDVKSIYEPGKRHWLKVKKDYLNEGAMADTADLVVLGAFYGQGSKGGMMSIFLMGCYDPDSQKWCTVTKCAGGHDDATLARLQKELDMVKISKDPSKIPDWLKINKNYYPDFIVPDPKAAPVWEITGAEFSKAEAHTADGISIRFPRCTRIRDDKDWTTSTTLPQLRELYQLSKEKMDFLVVAAEEENSTAGSSGETEGQPKLSSPLKAAKQHSRKSPAKAKKPEASKLVDKSPLKKTEGKRGEKRKAPEMEEDKRKQMLLDIFTGVKLYLPPSVEGFRKLKRYFVAYDGDLVQEYDATSATHVMERMEDNPAAKHVSPEWIWECIRKRRLVTPC; encoded by the exons ATGCTTCTTTCTCTCAGAGCTTTTCTGAAAGCAGCCAGGAGCCATAGCAGAAGTGAAAAATTGGCCTGGCTGCCGAAGAAGACACCTCACCGTCAGACCGGTGTTCTCAGTTTCCTGAATAAGGGCGCCTTGCCTTTGACTGGCCTCCGGTACCACCAATCTGGCATCTCCAGCTTTCCCCTTCCAGCAGCTTTGCATGTTTGCCGTCTGACACCCTTCTGCACTGCCTCTGAGATGGCAGAACAGCGGTACTGTGTGGACTACGCCAAGCGAGGCACTGCTGGCTGCAAAAAGTGCAAAGAGAAGATTCTCAAAGGGATGGTGCGCATTGGGAAAGTGGTGCCCAATCCCTTCACTGAATCTGGTGGGGACATGAAGGAATGGTATCATGTCAAGTGCATATTTGAGAAACTGGAAAGGGCTCGGGCCACGACAAAGAAGATCGAAGATATCACAGACCTGGAAGGCTGGGAGGAACTGCAAGAGGCTGAAAAGGAGATGATCAATCAGCACATCTCGG ACCTTTCTTCCAAACCTGCAAACACTCCAAAGAAAAAAGCTGTTATCCAGGCAAAGATTTCTCCTAGTGGACAAATAACATCACCCAAGAAAATGCCTCTGGTGTCTTCAAATCCTTCACCAAGGAAATTTTCAGGTTTTACAG CAAAGTCGGGCACTCCTGAAGAAACGGCCAGCTCTGGCTCTTCTCACAAGCCCAGCTTGTCCACCGAGAAGAGTGATCCAAAACATAAAGATTGTTTGCTGCGGGAATTCAGAAAGCTGTGTGCAATGGTGTCTGACGAATCCAGTTATAATGTAAAAACTCAGATAATTCAGAACTTCTTACAGAAGGGAACCAGTGGAG ATGGCTTTCGAGGTGATCTCTACCTAACCATCAAGCTACTCTTGCCTGGAGTCATTAAAAGTGTTTACAACTTGAATGACAAGCAGATCGTGAAGCTCTTCAGTAGGATATTCAACTGCAGCCAGGAAGACATGGTCCGAGATCTTGAGAAG GGTGACGTTTCGGAAACGGTGCGGATCTTCTTTGAGCAAAGCAGGTCTTGCCCTCCTGCTGCCAAGAGCCTTTTGACAATCCAGGAAGTAGATGAGTTCCTGACGCAGCTGTCCAAACTTTCCAAAGAAGAGGAGCAGCAGAACTTACTGCAAGAAGTTGCATCCAG GTGCACCGCTAATGACCTGAAGTGCATCATTCGACTGATTAAACACGACTTGAAAATGAATGCTGGCGCAAAGCACGT ACTTGATGCATTAGACCCCAATGCTTATGAGGCTTTCAAAGCATCCCGTAACCTCCATGATGTGGTGGAGCGAGTGCTGAAGAACCAGCAAGACTCTCAGCCAGGCATGAAGAAAATTCTTAGTGTCCAGGCAGCCCTGATGACCCCGGTTCAGCCCATGCTG GCTGAAGCGTGTAAATCGATTGAGTATGCCATGAAAAAGTGTCCCAATGGCATGTATGCAGAAATTAAGTATGATGGAGAGCGTGTCCAAGTGCACAAAAAGGGAGATCATTTCTGCTATTTCAGCCGCAGTCTGAAACCTGTTCTCCCTCACAAG GTGGCTCATTTCAAGGACTTCATCCCCAAGGCCTTTCCAGGAGGACACAGTATGATCTTGGACGCTGAAGTTCTTCTGATCGATACCAAGATAGGGAAGCCTCTGCCTTTTGGGACGCTGGGAGTGCATAAG AAAGCTGCTTTCCAGGATGCCAATGTTTGCCTTTTTGTCTTTGACTGCATCTACTTCAATGACGTCAGTCTGATGGACAG GCCTCTGCGCGAGCGTCGCAAATTTCTCCACGATAACATGGTGGAAATTCCCAATCGAATTCTCTTTTCAGAGATGAAGCATGTCACA aAAGCTTCAGACCTCGCCAACATGATCAACCGAGTCATTCGGGAAGGGCTGGAGGGATTGGTGCTGAAAGATGTGAAG AGTATTTATGAACCAGGAAAACGCCATTGGCTCAAAGTGAAGAAGGACTATCTGAATGAGGGAGCAATGGCAGACACAGCAGACCTGGTGGTTTTGGGTGCCTTCTATGGCCAGGGGAGCAAAG GTGGGATGATGTCCATCTTTCTCATGGGTTGCTATGATCCCGACAGCCAGAAGTGGTGCACGGTGACCAAATGTGCTGGTGGACATGATGATGCCACACTTGCCCGGCTGCAGAAGGAATTGGACATGGTGAAAATCAGCAAG GATCCCAGTAAAATTCCAGACTGGTTAAAGATTAATAAGAATTATTATCCGGATTTCATTGTTCCAGACCCAAAG GCAGCACCAGTCTGGGAGATCACAGGCGCTGAATTCTCTAAAGCAGAGGCCCACACAGCTGATGGGATCTCAATCCGCTTCCCCCGGTGTACTCGTATCCGGGATGACAAAGATTGGACTACCTCCACCACCCTCCCACAACTCAGG GAGCTGTACCAATTATCTAAAGAAAAAATGGACTTCTTGGTAGTTGCAGCAGAAGAGGAGAACTCCACAGCGGGCAGCAGTGGAGAAACTGAGGGCCAGCCCAAATTATCTTCCCCTTTGAAGGCTGCAAAACAGCATTCCAGGAAATCCCCTGCGAAAGCCAAGAAGCCTGAAG ccagcaaactggtagataAATCTCCACTGAAGAAAACTGAGGGAAAgcgaggagaaaaaagaaaagcacccGAGATGGAGGAGGACAAAAGAAAG CAGATGCTACTGGACATATTCACTGGGGTTAAGCTTTACCTTCCCCCTTCCGTGGAGGGTTTCAGGAAACTCAAGCGTTATTTCGTAGCCTATGATGGAGACCTGGTTCAAGAGTATGATGCCACTTCAGCAACACATGTGATGGAGAGGATGGAAGACAACCCAGCTGCTAAGCATGTCTCCCCTGAGTGGATTTGGGAATGCATCCGAAAGAGAAGACTGGTGACTCCATGCTAG
- the LIG3 gene encoding DNA ligase 3 isoform X3, whose amino-acid sequence MLLSLRAFLKAARSHSRSEKLAWLPKKTPHRQTGVLSFLNKGALPLTGLRYHQSGISSFPLPAALHVCRLTPFCTASEMAEQRYCVDYAKRGTAGCKKCKEKILKGMVRIGKVVPNPFTESGGDMKEWYHVKCIFEKLERARATTKKIEDITDLEGWEELQEAEKEMINQHISDLSSKPANTPKKKAVIQAKISPSGQITSPKKMPLVSSNPSPRKFSGFTAKSGTPEETASSGSSHKPSLSTEKSDPKHKDCLLREFRKLCAMVSDESSYNVKTQIIQNFLQKGTSGDGFRGDLYLTIKLLLPGVIKSVYNLNDKQIVKLFSRIFNCSQEDMVRDLEKGDVSETVRIFFEQSRSCPPAAKSLLTIQEVDEFLTQLSKLSKEEEQQNLLQEVASRCTANDLKCIIRLIKHDLKMNAGAKHVLDALDPNAYEAFKASRNLHDVVERVLKNQQDSQPGMKKILSVQAALMTPVQPMLAEACKSIEYAMKKCPNGMYAEIKYDGERVQVHKKGDHFCYFSRSLKPVLPHKVAHFKDFIPKAFPGGHSMILDAEVLLIDTKIGKPLPFGTLGVHKKAAFQDANVCLFVFDCIYFNDVSLMDRPLRERRKFLHDNMVEIPNRILFSEMKHVTKASDLANMINRVIREGLEGLVLKDVKSIYEPGKRHWLKVKKDYLNEGAMADTADLVVLGAFYGQGSKGGMMSIFLMGCYDPDSQKWCTVTKCAGGHDDATLARLQKELDMVKISKDPSKIPDWLKINKNYYPDFIVPDPKAAPVWEITGAEFSKAEAHTADGISIRFPRCTRIRDDKDWTTSTTLPQLRAEVRSYRRTCYKVPPHFMELSGFHAGAVPII is encoded by the exons ATGCTTCTTTCTCTCAGAGCTTTTCTGAAAGCAGCCAGGAGCCATAGCAGAAGTGAAAAATTGGCCTGGCTGCCGAAGAAGACACCTCACCGTCAGACCGGTGTTCTCAGTTTCCTGAATAAGGGCGCCTTGCCTTTGACTGGCCTCCGGTACCACCAATCTGGCATCTCCAGCTTTCCCCTTCCAGCAGCTTTGCATGTTTGCCGTCTGACACCCTTCTGCACTGCCTCTGAGATGGCAGAACAGCGGTACTGTGTGGACTACGCCAAGCGAGGCACTGCTGGCTGCAAAAAGTGCAAAGAGAAGATTCTCAAAGGGATGGTGCGCATTGGGAAAGTGGTGCCCAATCCCTTCACTGAATCTGGTGGGGACATGAAGGAATGGTATCATGTCAAGTGCATATTTGAGAAACTGGAAAGGGCTCGGGCCACGACAAAGAAGATCGAAGATATCACAGACCTGGAAGGCTGGGAGGAACTGCAAGAGGCTGAAAAGGAGATGATCAATCAGCACATCTCGG ACCTTTCTTCCAAACCTGCAAACACTCCAAAGAAAAAAGCTGTTATCCAGGCAAAGATTTCTCCTAGTGGACAAATAACATCACCCAAGAAAATGCCTCTGGTGTCTTCAAATCCTTCACCAAGGAAATTTTCAGGTTTTACAG CAAAGTCGGGCACTCCTGAAGAAACGGCCAGCTCTGGCTCTTCTCACAAGCCCAGCTTGTCCACCGAGAAGAGTGATCCAAAACATAAAGATTGTTTGCTGCGGGAATTCAGAAAGCTGTGTGCAATGGTGTCTGACGAATCCAGTTATAATGTAAAAACTCAGATAATTCAGAACTTCTTACAGAAGGGAACCAGTGGAG ATGGCTTTCGAGGTGATCTCTACCTAACCATCAAGCTACTCTTGCCTGGAGTCATTAAAAGTGTTTACAACTTGAATGACAAGCAGATCGTGAAGCTCTTCAGTAGGATATTCAACTGCAGCCAGGAAGACATGGTCCGAGATCTTGAGAAG GGTGACGTTTCGGAAACGGTGCGGATCTTCTTTGAGCAAAGCAGGTCTTGCCCTCCTGCTGCCAAGAGCCTTTTGACAATCCAGGAAGTAGATGAGTTCCTGACGCAGCTGTCCAAACTTTCCAAAGAAGAGGAGCAGCAGAACTTACTGCAAGAAGTTGCATCCAG GTGCACCGCTAATGACCTGAAGTGCATCATTCGACTGATTAAACACGACTTGAAAATGAATGCTGGCGCAAAGCACGT ACTTGATGCATTAGACCCCAATGCTTATGAGGCTTTCAAAGCATCCCGTAACCTCCATGATGTGGTGGAGCGAGTGCTGAAGAACCAGCAAGACTCTCAGCCAGGCATGAAGAAAATTCTTAGTGTCCAGGCAGCCCTGATGACCCCGGTTCAGCCCATGCTG GCTGAAGCGTGTAAATCGATTGAGTATGCCATGAAAAAGTGTCCCAATGGCATGTATGCAGAAATTAAGTATGATGGAGAGCGTGTCCAAGTGCACAAAAAGGGAGATCATTTCTGCTATTTCAGCCGCAGTCTGAAACCTGTTCTCCCTCACAAG GTGGCTCATTTCAAGGACTTCATCCCCAAGGCCTTTCCAGGAGGACACAGTATGATCTTGGACGCTGAAGTTCTTCTGATCGATACCAAGATAGGGAAGCCTCTGCCTTTTGGGACGCTGGGAGTGCATAAG AAAGCTGCTTTCCAGGATGCCAATGTTTGCCTTTTTGTCTTTGACTGCATCTACTTCAATGACGTCAGTCTGATGGACAG GCCTCTGCGCGAGCGTCGCAAATTTCTCCACGATAACATGGTGGAAATTCCCAATCGAATTCTCTTTTCAGAGATGAAGCATGTCACA aAAGCTTCAGACCTCGCCAACATGATCAACCGAGTCATTCGGGAAGGGCTGGAGGGATTGGTGCTGAAAGATGTGAAG AGTATTTATGAACCAGGAAAACGCCATTGGCTCAAAGTGAAGAAGGACTATCTGAATGAGGGAGCAATGGCAGACACAGCAGACCTGGTGGTTTTGGGTGCCTTCTATGGCCAGGGGAGCAAAG GTGGGATGATGTCCATCTTTCTCATGGGTTGCTATGATCCCGACAGCCAGAAGTGGTGCACGGTGACCAAATGTGCTGGTGGACATGATGATGCCACACTTGCCCGGCTGCAGAAGGAATTGGACATGGTGAAAATCAGCAAG GATCCCAGTAAAATTCCAGACTGGTTAAAGATTAATAAGAATTATTATCCGGATTTCATTGTTCCAGACCCAAAG GCAGCACCAGTCTGGGAGATCACAGGCGCTGAATTCTCTAAAGCAGAGGCCCACACAGCTGATGGGATCTCAATCCGCTTCCCCCGGTGTACTCGTATCCGGGATGACAAAGATTGGACTACCTCCACCACCCTCCCACAACTCAGG GCAGAAGTGAGAAGTTATAGAAGGACTTGCTACAAAGTTCCCCCCCACTTCATGGAACTTTCTGGCTTTCATGCAGGAGCTGTACCAATTATCTAA